The DNA sequence TCCTGGGCTAGGGCTAGGAAGCCCCCGTAGAACATGGTGACCACAGCGAGGGTCGAGATGGCCGCTATGAACCTGTGATCCATTATTAGGGCCGGGAACGCCGTGTATATTATCCTTATGGCGGCGTATCCCCCTATCCCGATCATGGCCGGGGATAGGAGGGCGCTTATAGGGGTTGGGGCTTCGGCGTGGGCGTCCGGGAGCCACGTGTGGAGGGGGAATATGGCCATCTTCACGAATAAGCCTAATAGTATGAGCGCGGCCACGGTGAAGGCTGTACGATCCGCGGCTGGGGCGGCCATCTTGATCTTGAAGATGTCGAAGGTCCCGTATGTGAACCTCGATATTAGGATGCCCGCCAGCAGGGATAGGGCCCCAGCCTCGGTGAACATGAAGTATTTGAAGGCTATCCTCTCCTTGGGCCCCGTGCCCCATACGCCTATGAGGGCCCATGAGGGGAGGAGCATGAGCTCGAAGAACAGGAAGAAGGCCGCCAGGTTCGTTGAGAGCACGGAGCCGAGCATCCCCACCGTGTAGAGGAGGTAGAGGGCATAGTAGACTTCCAGGTGCTCAGCCTCCCCCATGTACTCCATGGAGTACACGGCTATCAGGGCGGCTAAGATGGCCACCGTGAATGCTATGGGCGTGCTCAGGCTGTCGGCGAGGAGGGTGAGGTCCCCGATGTAGGGGGCCCACGGATAAGATGCCTCCAATCCTCCCTGGATGAAGCCTAGCGGGGTCCCCAACCCTATATAGGCGTATATGGCTGCGCTGTATACTAGGGGGATGAAGGCTATCCATCCGAGCCTCCTCCCATAGCCCCGGCCGAGGGAGAGGATTATAACGGAGAACACGGCTGGAGCCACCAGGGATTGGAGCAGTAAATGATTCGTGTCGATCACGGCTCATCACCCTTATCCTAGGGAGGCCCTTAACAGG is a window from the Candidatus Bathyarchaeota archaeon genome containing:
- a CDS encoding NADH dehydrogenase; translated protein: MIDTNHLLLQSLVAPAVFSVIILSLGRGYGRRLGWIAFIPLVYSAAIYAYIGLGTPLGFIQGGLEASYPWAPYIGDLTLLADSLSTPIAFTVAILAALIAVYSMEYMGEAEHLEVYYALYLLYTVGMLGSVLSTNLAAFFLFFELMLLPSWALIGVWGTGPKERIAFKYFMFTEAGALSLLAGILISRFTYGTFDIFKIKMAAPAADRTAFTVAALILLGLFVKMAIFPLHTWLPDAHAEAPTPISALLSPAMIGIGGYAAIRIIYTAFPALIMDHRFIAAISTLAVVTMFYGGFLALAQDDLKRLLAYSSISQMGYLLLGVASSSIIGVAGAVLLYMSHGFAKAVLFMVSGVFMHKYDTRRISDLGGLAGKMPYTATAALVSFLSLAGTPPLLGFWSEIFIFAGSMHSSLTGLLSLDMGKAWITALAVTATVLTTGYGLRAVRRIFFGREREGLRPGEAPSTMLAPIIILTVLSAILGIYPTPITSQLGTLLSKLIP